AACCAGAACCTTTATTGCCAGTACCATCATGACCAGGGACACACTACGGAGGATTGCAGGAATTTGTGGGACCATTTGGACTAactggtccgagaaggaaagttgaaATAGCTGTTGCACCATTCTAGTGGCCAGGGGGGCCAGACAAATTTAGAACCCCGAAGGGATGATTCTTCAAGACCGCCTTTGGGAACTATCAATGTCATCTTCGTTGTTCCCGGTAGGACCGGTTCTTGTCCCTCCAGAGTGATATCTGTAGCTCGGTTACCCGCTAAAAGCAACAATTTAGAGCCTAAAAGAGCCATAATAGAAATCTGGCCAATTCTGGGCTTTTCGGACAAGGATAAGATCGAAACCATCCAACCCTATGACAATGCTTTAGTGGTCACACTCAGGATAGGGGGGTATGATGTAAAGAGAGGTAGACCAAGGTAACACTGTCAAGATCATGTACCCcgacctatacaaggggctgaggTTAAAACCTAAGGACCTGACAACCTACGATTCCCCTCtgataagttttgaagaaaagaCTGTTATTCCAAAAGGTCAAATTAGACTACCCATACAGGCTGGTTCGGAAATGGTGGAGGTAGACATCATCGTGGTGGATGCCTATTCCCCCTACATGGCTATTGTGGCCAGACCCTGGCTTCATACTATGGAAGCCGTCTCATCTACCTTGCACCAGAAAGTGAAATACCTCTTGGGAGGCCACGTCGAAGAGATTGTGAGGAGTCAATCTATGGCTAGGCAATGCCTTGTGGTGGCCATCTCACATCGACACGAAGCTAGTTCTTCGGCTATTGCTAAAAGggacttatagcaatcaaaacCTCCAGAGTCGTCAGCTTGTGGACCAACCAAAGAGCCGAAATGCGAGGATTTGGAAAAATTTGTTATAGGTGGTGATttggagaagttctttcaggtcagGGCTCAACTGCCTCCTCAAGAGAAGGAAGAGCTGTTGGAATTCCTTAGAAGAAacattgatgtgtttgcatgggacacTTATGAGGCCTCGGGGGTGGATCCGAATTTCATCTACCATCATTTGAACGTTAACCCATCCATCACTCCCAAGAAAAAATTGCCTCGGCGCCCATCTAAAAAGCATGTAGACGCTGTCAGGGAAGAGGTGATAAAACTCAAacaggcaggggctatcaatGAGGTTTTCTACCCCGAATGATTGGCCAATACTGTAgtagtaaaaaaagaagagcGGGAAGTGGTGaatgtgcgtagacttcacgaATCTGAATAAGGCCTACCCAAAAGACCCCTTCCCTCTGCCTCGAATAGAccaattggtggatgcaacgatgggccatcctcggatgagtttcttagacgcctttcaagggtatcatcAGATACCACTTGCCCTGGACAATCAAGAAAAGACTGCATTTGTCACTCCCACtggaaactaccactataaggtAATGCCATTTGACTTTAAAAATGCAGAGtctacctatcaaaggatgatgacgagaatgtttgAACCACAGTTGGGTAAAAGtattgaagtctatatagacgacatggtggtgatGAGTAAGGTGGTGTCTGAGCACGTGAGAGACCTCGGAAACATCTTTGGAATCCTGAGGAAATACAAGTTGCGTCTAAACGCTTCCAAGTGCTTGTTTGGTGTCAGATCAGGCAAGTTCTTGGGATACATGGTGACTCACAGGGGTATTGAGGTCAAccccgatcaaatcaaagccattaacagttTACAACCACCTCGGAATCCTAAAGAGGTCCAGAACCTTACTAGAATGGCTACCACCTTGAATCGGTTTATTTCTCGGTCAGCGGATAGGTGTAGACCTTTCTTCCTCTTGATGAAAAAGTGGAAGAGATTTGAATGGACAGAGGAGTGTGCATTGGCTTTCcaaaaacttaaagaatatcTATCGTGGCCACCTATCATGTTCagtcctgaggtggatgaggtccTGTTTGCTTACATTGTCGTGGCCCCTCACGCTGTAAGTTTGGTGTTGATACGAATTGACAATGACGTATAACTGCCAGTTTACTATGTAAgaaaatcactacatgaggccgaagTTCGTTATCTACCACTAGAGAAGGCCGTCTTGGCAATGGTGTTTGGTACacgaaagcttccccattacttccaagcacatacaGTTGTCGTCCTGACTCAACTTCCACTCAAAGTTATACTTCGAAGTGCTGATTACACGGGGAGGATCGCTAAATGGGGCACAATCCTAGgagcttttgatatcaagtacatgcctcgtacctTTGTCAAGGGCCAGGTCCTCGTGGACCTGGTGGCCGAGTTCGCTGAACCCCCATTAGAAGAAGTGACAGGAGCACAgcacatggatggaaaatcagtcGACATGATCTCCCAACATGACCCCCTATCCTGGAAAGTGTACGTCGATAGTGCAGCAAACCAAAAAGGGTCCGGGGTGGGGATAGTATTAATATCCCCCGAGAAAATCACTATTAAGAAGTCACTGAGGCTAGACTTCTCAGCCACAAATAACGAGGTTGAATATGAGGCCCTGCTGATGAGAATGACCATGGTTCAAAAAATGGGCGCAAAGGCAATAGAGATGTTCTCAGACTCAAGATTAGTCGTTGGTCAAGTAAAAGGAGAATTTGAAGCGAGGGACGAAAGACTACAAAAGTACTTGAGTCAGGTGGGACACCTACGATCAGGATTCAAATCTTTCATTCTGTTGCATAtccctagaagtggaaacacacatgCTGATTCCCTAGTCACGCTTACGACCTCCCCGACACAAGGCCTATCTCAGGTCATCCTTGTAGAGGATTTGTACAAACCCGTAGGGGTGGAGAGAGAGGTGGAGAAAGAGGTGGTCCATTTTCACCAAGTCAGGGTagggcctagctggatggatcccgTGATATCATTCTTGAAGGACAACATCCTACCTgaggaaaaatcaaaagcagCCAAGGTACGTAGGAAGGCTCCTCGATTCTGGCTATCTGAGGATCAAAAGTTATATAAATGCTCATTTTCCAGGCCGAACTTGCTGTGTATACACCTCGAGGCAACAGAATTACTATTggaggagttacacgaggggatctACGAAAGCCACACTGGAGGTAGATCTTTGGCACACACAGCCATCACTCAAGGCTATTGTTGGCCAAATATGCAAAAGGAAGCACAGGAATATGTAAGGAAATGCGACCAATGTCAAAGGTTCGCGCCAAACATGCTCCAACCgggaggagtccttaacccTCTGTCCAGCCTTTGGCCGTTCGCGCAATGGGGCTTAGACATTGTAGGCCCTTTCCCCAAAGTAGCAGGAAACAAGAGATACCTGCTAGTCGGCacggactacttcactaaatgggttgaagctaaGCCCTTGGCAAACATCAAGGACATGGACGCCaagaagtttgtttggaaaaacattgtcaccCGATTCAGAGTCCCTCATACCCTCATCTTGAACAACGGCCTACAGTTTGATAGCAAATCTTTTAGGAGATACTACTGTGACTTGGGAATTAAGAACAGATACTCTACCCCAGCTTACCCCTAAGGGAATGGACAAGCCAAggctgttaacaaggtcataatgaatggactcaagaagaggttggatgatgtgaagggaaaatgggtggaagagctgcAACATGTCCTCTGGACATACCAAACCATGCCTCACATATCCACCGAGGAAACCCCCTTTTCAACCACCTATGGGGCCGAAGCTGTCATTTCTTTAGAGACTGACTTCCCAACATTAAGGACCAGCTCATTCAATCCGAGCAACAACAATGATCTATTAGAAAAGTGCTTAGACTTCATtgaggaaagaagagagaatgcAATGGTTCAGTTGGcatactaccaacacaaactcaagcaaagtTATGATGCCAATGTAAAGTTAAGGCCATTAGCGCCTGGTGACTTGGTGTTGAGAAAAGTTCTAGGTACTACAAAGAACCCAGCGTGGGGAAAGCTATGGTCCAATTGGGAAGAATCATACCGCATCACCTCGGTGGCTAGTATAGGAGCGTATTTTCTGGAAaacttagatgagcatgtaATACCACGCCCTTgaaatgtaaacaacctgaagaggtattattattaataaaagtttcatTTATCAATACGTCCATTTGTTGTATAAATGCGCTATACTTCttgttattattcttttataagtgtttaaacagaaccttagtcatgcctgagtcctcggactagatactttagggaaattaatacactatgacattttttataagtgttcaaacagaaccttagtcatgcatGAGTCCTCAAACCAGATGCTTTCGGGAAATTAATACTTTgcgacatctttataagtgtttaaacagaaccttagtcatgcctgaagttctcggaccagatgctttgaggaaattaatacactatgacattttttataagtgtttaaacagaaccttagtcatgcctaagTCCTCGGACTAgatactttggggaaattaacactttgtgacatctttataagtgtttaaacagaaccttagtcatgcctgaagtccttgGACCaaatgctttgggaaaattaatacattatgacatttttttataagtgtttaaacagaaccttagtcatgcctgaagttcTCGGATCAGatgttttgggaaaattaatactttgcgacatctttataagtgtttaaacagaaccttagtcatgcctgaagtcctcggactagatgctttgggaaaattaatacactatgaCATTTTTTACAAgtgtttaaatagaaccttagtcatgcttgaAGTCCTCaaaccagatgctttggggaaattaatacactatgaaattttttataagtatttaaacagaaccttagtcatgcctgaagtcctcgaACTAGatgttttggagaaattaatacactgtgacattttttataagtgtttaaacagaaccttagtcatgcctgagtcctcgaaccagatgctttggggaaattaatactttgcgacatctttataagtgtttaaacaaaaccttagtcatgcctcaAGTTctcagaccagatgctttgaggaaattaatacactatgacattttttataagtgtttaaacagaaccttagtcatgcctgaagtccttgGACCAAATGCTTTagagaaattaatacactatgacattttttataagtgtttaaatagaaccttagtcatgcctgagtcctcggaccagatgctttggggaaattaacactttgcgacatctttataagtgtttaaatagaaccttggtcatgcctaaAGTCCTTGGACAAGATGCtttgggaaattaatacactatgacattttttataagtgtttaaatagaacctaagtaaTATCAGGTTCCTTGgagaaattaacactcaataACATCTATGTACACTCCACAAAGTATCAAAACCAATTCAGAATTACATCCAACTCCTTGGATGGTTGGCTTTGAGCAAGCTAAAGTCCCTACTTATTTATCCAAAAGTTGGGTTGAATGAAAaatatctcctccctttttctcttttattcttTACAGAACATATTACTTATCTCCCTTGGATCTAGTTTTCATTGCAGAAAGGTCAACTCGCAATACGGATATGTGGTCAACTCTTATATGGCTGGTACTTAATTAGATTGATTCAATTGTTAGCAGTGTATTGTTGTCTGTTTTTATCAAGTATAAAGTAGCAATGACACAACGCTATTTATGATGGTGGTAATCTTCAaagcatataaaataaaagtgcaAGGGATTTccgagattaaaaaaaaaaaaaaaaaatctattaaataaGAAGAGTACATTACATTTAGTGAAAAAGtgtcactacaaaaaaaaaaactacagaAAAATCCTAAGTACTAAGCCTTTGCCCTGGGAGCATGAGGGTCTTCTTGCTACCCTGGCCGAGAGGTAGAAGCATCCTTGGCCTTAGTATCAGCTTCTTTAGTCTCAGCCTCTGCTTCTTTTGCCTTAGCTGCAGCTTCCTTACCCTTGGCAGCGTCTTTGACTTTAAAGGAGGACTTTTTCTCCTTACCCTTGCCCTGGTCTTTAGACCCCTTGGCCCCTTGACCTTGGTCACCAGTTTGGCTATCCCTTTGGAACCTCGGGAATAGGGAGAGTAGCTTGAGTAGTCAAAGGCTGCTCTAAGGACTCAGGAGTAGTGGCAGAGGGAGGTGGAAGGCCACTCGGGATCTCACGGATATTAGAG
The DNA window shown above is from Quercus lobata isolate SW786 unplaced genomic scaffold, ValleyOak3.0 Primary Assembly Scq3eQI_151, whole genome shotgun sequence and carries:
- the LOC115973478 gene encoding uncharacterized protein LOC115973478; translated protein: MYPDLYKGLRLKPKDLTTYDSPLISFEEKTVIPKGQIRLPIQAGSEMVEVDIIVVDAYSPYMAIVARPWLHTMEAVSSTLHQKVKYLLGGHVEEIQSKPPESSACGPTKEPKCEDLEKFVIGGDLEKFFQVRAQLPPQEKEELLEFLRRNIDVFAWDTYEASGVDPNFIYHHLNVNPSITPKKKLPRRPSKKHVDAVREEVIKLKQAGAINEVFYPE